One part of the Nitrosophilus kaiyonis genome encodes these proteins:
- a CDS encoding thiamine pyrophosphate-dependent dehydrogenase E1 component subunit alpha → MNSALAKKFYYLMKLGREFELAAKEEYMKGNIAGFLHLDIGQEACSVGSMVAFDKGDVFTHYREHVLAIARGMDIKLIMAELFGKVSGVSKGKGGSMHLFDPSLNFYGGDAIVGGHLPIAAGCAYARKIQGENAGVFAIFGDGGTNGGAFFETVNIASAWKLPLILFIENNYYAIGTRINWVSPFVELYNKTKNYMPSIRIDGMDVFEVYDAVLKAKEHIENGLGPYLIEAETYRYEGHSMSDSGKYRSEEEMEIFKSRDPIKKLKEKALELNIVDEEFFELIDKKIQKEIKDAVDFATNADEPEIKELYKDVYCKECANVVP, encoded by the coding sequence ATGAATAGTGCGCTTGCGAAAAAATTTTATTATCTAATGAAGCTTGGCCGCGAATTTGAGCTTGCGGCCAAAGAGGAGTATATGAAGGGAAACATTGCAGGGTTTTTGCATCTTGATATTGGACAGGAAGCCTGCAGTGTTGGAAGTATGGTAGCTTTTGATAAAGGTGATGTTTTTACCCATTATCGTGAGCATGTTTTGGCAATTGCAAGAGGAATGGATATTAAACTAATTATGGCTGAGCTTTTTGGAAAAGTAAGCGGAGTTAGTAAAGGAAAAGGCGGCTCAATGCATCTATTTGATCCAAGTTTGAATTTTTATGGTGGAGATGCAATTGTGGGAGGCCATTTGCCAATTGCAGCAGGTTGTGCTTATGCAAGAAAGATTCAAGGTGAAAATGCCGGAGTTTTTGCAATATTTGGAGATGGTGGAACAAATGGGGGAGCATTTTTTGAGACAGTAAATATTGCAAGTGCTTGGAAACTGCCTTTGATTTTATTTATTGAAAATAACTATTATGCTATTGGAACAAGGATTAATTGGGTAAGCCCATTTGTAGAACTTTATAACAAAACAAAAAATTATATGCCAAGTATAAGAATTGATGGAATGGATGTTTTTGAAGTTTATGATGCAGTTTTAAAAGCAAAAGAGCATATTGAAAATGGTCTTGGACCATATTTAATAGAGGCTGAAACATATAGATATGAGGGACACTCTATGAGTGATAGCGGTAAATATAGAAGCGAAGAGGAGATGGAGATATTTAAATCTCGTGATCCAATAAAAAAATTAAAAGAAAAAGCCTTAGAGTTAAACATAGTAGATGAAGAGTTTTTTGAATTGATTGATAAAAAGATCCAAAAAGAGATAAAAGATGCAGTAGATTTTGCAACAAATGCAGATGAGCCAGAAATTAAAGAGCTGTATAAAGATGTATATTGCAAGGAGTGTGCTAATGTTGTACCGTGA
- a CDS encoding alpha-ketoacid dehydrogenase subunit beta, producing the protein MLYREALNRAIDESMAADESVVILGEDVGRYGGSYRVSEGLFAKYGEKRVIDTPIAELSIVGNAIGMAIAGLRPIAEIMTVNFSLLAMDQIVNHAAKFRYMSGGKMTIPLTVRMPGGVSRQLAAQHSESYETLYSSIPGLIVLAASNATYAYHALKKAIFINDPVIFLEHELLYPIDMDFKEIKDFDPFKAEVIKEGKDLTILTYLKMRYDVLEALPRIEKDLGISIEVIDLNSLRPLDTETIFNSIKKTKRVVLVEEDHKTGGYGAEVISKISEEMFYELDAPPLRIAGEDVPVPYNRRLELASIPTPEKIISKIKDWGRENGL; encoded by the coding sequence ATGTTGTACCGTGAAGCGTTAAATAGAGCTATTGATGAATCAATGGCAGCTGATGAGAGTGTTGTGATTTTAGGCGAAGATGTTGGAAGATATGGAGGAAGCTATAGGGTAAGTGAGGGTCTTTTTGCAAAATATGGAGAAAAAAGAGTAATTGATACCCCAATAGCTGAACTTAGCATTGTTGGAAATGCAATAGGTATGGCAATAGCTGGTCTAAGACCAATAGCTGAGATTATGACAGTAAATTTTAGCCTCCTTGCTATGGATCAAATTGTCAACCATGCAGCAAAATTTAGATATATGAGTGGTGGAAAAATGACTATTCCTTTGACTGTTAGAATGCCAGGCGGAGTTTCAAGACAGCTTGCTGCTCAACATAGTGAAAGTTATGAGACTTTATACTCAAGTATTCCTGGTCTTATAGTATTAGCTGCAAGTAATGCAACGTATGCTTATCATGCTTTGAAAAAGGCTATTTTTATAAATGATCCAGTAATTTTTTTAGAGCATGAACTTTTATATCCAATTGATATGGATTTTAAAGAGATAAAAGATTTTGATCCATTTAAGGCTGAGGTTATAAAAGAGGGAAAAGATTTGACAATTCTCACCTATCTTAAAATGAGATATGATGTTTTAGAAGCGCTCCCAAGAATAGAAAAAGATTTGGGAATTAGTATTGAAGTAATTGATCTAAATTCACTTAGACCTTTAGATACTGAGACTATTTTTAATTCAATAAAAAAGACAAAAAGAGTTGTTTTGGTTGAAGAGGATCATAAAACTGGGGGATATGGAGCTGAAGTTATTTCAAAAATCTCAGAAGAGATGTTTTACGAGCTTGATGCACCGCCTCTTAGAATTGCAGGAGAGGATGTTCCGGTTCCATATAACAGAAGATTAGAACTTGCTTCTATTCCAACTCCAGAAAAAATTATCTCAAAAATAAAAGATTGGGGAAGAGAAAATGGATTATGA
- a CDS encoding 2-oxo acid dehydrogenase subunit E2, giving the protein MDYEIKMPILSDTMDKGKLIKWHVKEGDFVKKGDVIADVESDKAIMEVQTFKNGVVKKLLAKEGDEIPVKNPIAIIETGIEEVEGRREKVEEKKEEEEEGRRLKVEGKKEKKKEEIPPVIEEILEKPKKEPLPKGSASPAAKILAQKENIDILKLQKEKILPTPAHLKDIQEEVLKRYFTPKALKLLKEYHLNIENFELNHKIDSDEIEEYILKNNIPKIIYLSKNEKAVKKSVEESAKKPVYFIYETFDIKKYEGLKLTTIILKKIGDVMQKHPKTRAIIENDTYKIYPHSNISVAVAKNSELYMVVCKNVEEKSLEEIDSWVRGIKKREYSADELVGSTFGISNLGMFGIERFSAMIYQNDSAIAAFGALKNNKIDVTFTFDHRILNGIEAAKFVNDLKEEFKKDV; this is encoded by the coding sequence ATGGATTATGAGATAAAAATGCCAATACTTTCAGATACTATGGATAAGGGAAAACTTATAAAATGGCATGTAAAAGAGGGAGATTTTGTAAAAAAAGGTGATGTTATAGCTGATGTTGAAAGTGATAAAGCTATTATGGAGGTTCAAACATTTAAAAATGGAGTAGTTAAAAAACTTTTAGCAAAAGAGGGAGATGAAATCCCTGTAAAAAATCCAATTGCCATTATCGAGACAGGTATTGAAGAGGTAGAAGGTAGAAGGGAGAAGGTTGAGGAAAAAAAAGAGGAAGAGGAAGAAGGTAGAAGGCTGAAGGTAGAAGGAAAGAAAGAGAAGAAAAAAGAGGAGATTCCTCCAGTTATAGAAGAGATATTAGAAAAACCAAAAAAAGAGCCTCTTCCAAAGGGAAGCGCATCACCTGCAGCTAAAATATTGGCGCAAAAAGAAAATATTGATATTTTAAAACTTCAAAAAGAAAAAATACTACCAACTCCAGCCCATTTAAAAGATATTCAAGAGGAAGTTTTAAAAAGATATTTCACTCCAAAAGCTTTAAAACTTTTAAAAGAGTATCATTTGAATATAGAAAATTTTGAGTTAAATCATAAAATAGATTCAGATGAAATTGAAGAATACATATTAAAAAATAATATTCCAAAAATAATTTATCTATCTAAAAATGAAAAAGCCGTTAAAAAGAGTGTAGAAGAATCTGCAAAAAAACCTGTATATTTTATTTATGAGACATTTGATATTAAAAAATATGAGGGATTAAAGTTAACTACAATTATTTTAAAAAAGATTGGTGATGTTATGCAAAAGCATCCAAAAACAAGAGCTATTATAGAAAATGATACTTACAAAATCTACCCACATTCAAATATTAGTGTTGCTGTAGCAAAAAATAGTGAATTATATATGGTTGTATGTAAAAATGTTGAGGAAAAGAGTTTAGAGGAGATTGATAGTTGGGTAAGAGGAATTAAAAAAAGAGAATATAGTGCTGATGAACTTGTTGGTTCAACTTTTGGCATTAGTAATCTTGGAATGTTTGGAATTGAAAGATTTAGTGCTATGATTTATCAAAATGACTCAGCAATTGCGGCATTTGGAGCATTAAAAAATAACAAAATAGATGTAACTTTTACATTTGATCATAGAATATTAAATGGTATAGAGGCTGCGAAGTTTGTCAATGATTTAAAAGAGGAGTTTAAAAAAGATGTATGA
- a CDS encoding dihydrolipoyl dehydrogenase family protein produces MYDIIFIGGGLNYAGAVVAAKKGLKVALIEKDLFHLGGTCLHEGCIPSKYLLHLADINCELKNEAFRIKNDKIKLEIAQKHIDEVLRKSTKSIKIQCSSTGVELIEGEGYLIDKKQVQIDKDIYEAKYIVIGTGSHPFIPDGIEYNKESIVTSDEILKLKNFPKNIAIYGSGAIGLEFASFFAANRVDVTLIYRHEHISNKIHPQIIQKIEENLKKLGVKLMPNTTILEARDFEKSARVTTNEGVFDFEKLLVATGRVPNIDVIKTDLIKTSKGVVTDDFFETSLKNHFAIGDCNAKLMLAHAARAQVLNVVENITGNKKILNLMNIPKFIYTLPLQYAAVGLTKTYLDKNSIHYKESLFPLKALAISHLLDTTEGVVILYADENDFIIGAELFMPNAQELIGIISTALNAELDKNSFLETVFAHPTFSESIDRVVRRL; encoded by the coding sequence ATGTATGATATTATTTTTATTGGTGGTGGATTAAATTATGCCGGAGCAGTTGTTGCAGCAAAAAAAGGTTTAAAAGTTGCATTGATTGAAAAAGATCTTTTTCATCTTGGTGGAACATGTCTGCATGAAGGATGTATACCTTCAAAATATCTTTTGCATCTTGCAGATATTAATTGTGAGCTAAAAAATGAGGCTTTTAGAATAAAAAATGACAAAATAAAACTTGAAATTGCTCAAAAACATATAGATGAAGTTTTAAGAAAATCTACAAAATCTATAAAAATTCAGTGTAGTTCTACTGGAGTGGAATTAATAGAGGGAGAGGGATATTTAATAGATAAAAAACAAGTTCAAATAGATAAAGATATATATGAGGCAAAATATATAGTAATAGGTACTGGCTCACACCCTTTTATTCCAGATGGAATTGAATATAATAAAGAAAGCATTGTAACAAGTGATGAGATTTTAAAATTAAAAAATTTTCCAAAAAATATTGCAATTTATGGAAGCGGTGCAATTGGGCTTGAATTTGCCTCATTTTTTGCTGCAAATAGAGTTGATGTCACATTAATATATAGACACGAGCATATATCAAACAAAATTCATCCTCAAATTATTCAAAAAATAGAAGAAAATCTTAAAAAACTTGGTGTAAAACTTATGCCAAATACAACAATTTTAGAAGCACGTGATTTTGAAAAAAGTGCAAGAGTTACCACAAATGAGGGTGTTTTTGATTTTGAAAAACTACTTGTTGCTACAGGAAGAGTTCCTAATATTGATGTAATAAAAACAGATCTTATTAAAACGTCAAAAGGAGTTGTTACAGATGATTTTTTTGAAACAAGTTTGAAAAATCATTTTGCAATAGGAGATTGTAATGCTAAACTAATGCTTGCTCATGCTGCAAGAGCACAAGTTTTAAATGTTGTTGAAAATATAACAGGAAATAAAAAAATATTAAATTTAATGAATATTCCAAAATTTATCTATACCCTGCCCCTACAATATGCTGCTGTGGGATTAACTAAGACATATCTTGATAAAAATAGTATACATTATAAAGAGTCACTTTTTCCACTAAAAGCTCTTGCTATTTCACATCTATTAGATACAACTGAAGGAGTTGTTATTCTTTATGCAGATGAAAATGATTTTATAATTGGAGCTGAACTTTTTATGCCAAATGCTCAAGAGTTGATAGGAATTATTTCAACAGCCCTAAATGCAGAGCTTGATAAAAACAGCTTTTTAGAAACTGTTTTTGCTCATCCAACATTTAGTGAGAGTATTGATAGAGTAGTTAGAAGATTATAA
- a CDS encoding L-lactate dehydrogenase — protein sequence MHIGIIGAGNVGVGIADALTYLGIGKKITLFNRHIDKALGEIWDLSDCIPLLENNIEFHATDDLKDLKDCNIIAITAGIKQKPGQSRMDLLNENLKIIKNIVENLDEINEKAIIIMVTNPVDILTRVAINISKRDKNLIFGSGTVLDSIRFREAIGEKIDINRKNIHAYIIGEHGDSEFPLWSATHIGPLKLEDFNIKNFDNFKKEIALRVKKRAYKIIEKKGFTKQAIGVSVANIIKSIILDEKKIFTVSVPIEKSCGCIRKDVCLSIPCVLGEKGIEKKLLMECSELEFELLKQSAEKLDKIYAEIAKETE from the coding sequence ATGCATATAGGAATCATCGGAGCTGGAAATGTAGGAGTTGGAATCGCTGATGCATTAACATATCTTGGAATAGGTAAAAAAATTACACTATTTAATAGACATATAGATAAAGCATTAGGCGAAATATGGGATTTAAGCGATTGTATTCCACTATTGGAAAATAATATAGAATTTCATGCTACAGATGATTTAAAAGATTTAAAAGATTGTAATATTATAGCTATAACTGCAGGAATAAAACAAAAGCCTGGACAAAGCAGAATGGATCTTTTAAATGAAAATTTAAAAATTATTAAAAATATAGTTGAAAATCTTGATGAAATAAATGAAAAAGCAATTATTATAATGGTTACAAATCCTGTAGATATTTTAACTAGAGTAGCTATAAATATATCAAAAAGAGATAAAAATTTAATTTTTGGTAGTGGAACAGTTTTAGACAGTATAAGATTTAGAGAAGCAATAGGAGAAAAAATAGATATAAATAGAAAAAATATACATGCATATATTATAGGCGAGCATGGAGATAGTGAATTTCCACTCTGGTCTGCAACGCATATTGGCCCCTTAAAACTTGAAGATTTTAATATCAAAAATTTTGATAATTTCAAAAAAGAGATAGCTTTAAGAGTTAAGAAAAGGGCTTATAAAATAATAGAAAAAAAGGGTTTTACAAAACAAGCAATTGGAGTAAGTGTTGCTAATATTATTAAATCAATTATATTAGATGAGAAAAAGATATTCACAGTTTCGGTACCTATTGAAAAATCATGTGGATGTATAAGAAAAGATGTTTGTTTATCTATCCCATGTGTATTAGGGGAAAAAGGTATAGAAAAAAAACTTTTAATGGAGTGTAGTGAATTAGAATTTGAGCTTTTAAAACAAAGTGCAGAAAAACTTGACAAAATTTATGCAGAAATTGCAAAGGAAACAGAATGA
- a CDS encoding LOG family protein: protein MKKKIFKRRFPWQRPKLKSEEPRVHSLIKELMNSPNYKLAEEDVDFLQSDETRGVRLQLDYLKAELKMKEMGIEHTIVVFGSARIMEQKTAIKKLKEIQKEVEKNPTDKILLHKLLVAERMVEKSKYYDDAREFGRLVGKSGKGPEDCRVVIMTGGGPGIMEAANRGSFDVGAKSIGLNIDLPHEQYPNPYISPELCFRFHYFAIRKLHFLHRAKALVIYPGGFGTFDELFETLTLVQTQKTEAIPIVLIGKEYWQKAVDFDFLKDEGVIDCYDIEIFTIKENAKDAWEYILNWHKKKKRPLFKNSEKERNE from the coding sequence ATGAAAAAAAAGATATTTAAAAGAAGATTTCCTTGGCAAAGACCAAAATTAAAATCAGAAGAACCAAGAGTTCATTCATTAATAAAAGAGCTTATGAATAGTCCAAACTACAAATTAGCTGAAGAAGATGTAGATTTTTTACAATCAGATGAAACAAGAGGTGTTAGACTTCAGCTTGATTATTTAAAAGCTGAACTTAAAATGAAAGAAATGGGTATAGAACACACTATAGTAGTGTTTGGAAGTGCCAGAATCATGGAGCAAAAAACAGCTATAAAAAAATTAAAAGAGATTCAAAAAGAGGTTGAAAAAAATCCAACTGATAAAATTCTTTTGCATAAACTCTTAGTTGCTGAGAGAATGGTTGAAAAAAGTAAATATTATGATGATGCAAGAGAATTTGGAAGACTTGTTGGAAAAAGTGGTAAAGGACCAGAGGATTGTAGAGTAGTTATAATGACAGGTGGAGGCCCAGGAATAATGGAAGCAGCCAATAGAGGCTCTTTTGATGTTGGAGCAAAATCTATTGGTCTAAATATTGACCTTCCGCATGAACAGTATCCAAATCCATATATCTCACCTGAACTTTGTTTTAGATTTCACTATTTTGCTATTAGAAAACTTCATTTTCTGCATCGCGCCAAAGCTTTAGTTATCTATCCAGGAGGTTTTGGTACTTTTGATGAACTTTTTGAGACTCTAACATTAGTTCAGACTCAAAAAACAGAAGCTATTCCTATAGTTTTAATTGGAAAAGAGTATTGGCAAAAAGCAGTTGATTTTGATTTTTTAAAAGATGAAGGTGTTATAGATTGTTATGATATTGAAATTTTTACAATTAAAGAGAATGCAAAAGATGCATGGGAATATATTTTAAATTGGCACAAAAAGAAAAAAAGACCTCTTTTTAAAAATAGTGAAAAGGAAAGAAATGAGTAG
- the ppsA gene encoding phosphoenolpyruvate synthase, with translation MSRYIKWFKEISIKDVDEVGGKNASLGEMYSHLAPLGVNVPNGFAVTATAYKHYLDFNNLWEPLKKLFENFNPDDIDRLKFVGKSARDLIMKSEVPDDLKKEILNGYKQLKKEYGEDISLAVRSSATAEDSPTASFAGQNETYLNIKGEDNLIWAYKMCLASNFTDRSISYKYTHKFDPLKVYLSVVIMKMVRSDKGSSGVMFSIDTETGFRDVVFINAAWGLGENVVQGTIDPDAFYVHKPTFKKGYRAVLKRKRGDKNKMMVFSEELEKANLAEQFTKNIKTPIEKRMKFSITDKEILQLADWAIKIEEHYSKVNNRYTPMDMEWAKDGIDGNLYMVQARPETVHSQEKSTQFEIYRLKEKGKVILTGNAVGEKIGAGKVKIMFSMAEADKFKDGDILVAPTTSPDWEPVMKKASAIITETGGRTCHAAIVSRELGKPAVVGAKNATKILHDNQGVTVSCAEGEIGKIYDGILKYEIEKVDISKLPRPKTKIMMNLGNPDIAFSLAKLPVDGIGLARMEFIINNYIKAHPMAIRHPELLSETERALIDELAFAYEGDAKDFFIKTLSEGVATIASSVYPKKCIVRMSDFKSNEYANLLGGRHFEPIEDNPMIGFRGAARYTHPNYADGFALECQAMKRAIFEMGFDNIVLMIPFCRRVEEAKRVKAAMIENGLENVKIYMMCEIPNNVILIDEFLKIYDGISIGTNDLTQLTLGVDRDSEIVSFDYDERDEGVKKMVKMAVEGAKKNNKYSGLCGQAPSDYPEFAEFLVKIGIESMSLNPDSVLKIIKDISKMEEK, from the coding sequence ATGAGTAGATATATTAAATGGTTTAAAGAGATAAGCATAAAAGATGTTGATGAGGTTGGCGGCAAAAATGCAAGTCTTGGTGAAATGTATTCTCATCTTGCACCACTTGGTGTAAATGTGCCAAATGGTTTTGCAGTAACTGCAACAGCATATAAACATTATTTGGATTTTAACAATTTGTGGGAACCTCTTAAAAAACTTTTTGAAAATTTTAATCCAGATGATATAGATAGACTCAAATTTGTTGGAAAAAGTGCAAGAGATTTGATAATGAAAAGTGAAGTTCCAGATGATTTGAAAAAAGAGATTTTAAATGGATATAAGCAACTAAAAAAAGAGTATGGTGAAGATATTAGCCTTGCTGTTAGAAGTTCTGCAACTGCTGAAGATTCCCCTACTGCCTCGTTTGCAGGACAAAATGAAACATATCTAAATATTAAAGGTGAAGATAATCTAATCTGGGCATATAAAATGTGTTTAGCTTCAAATTTTACTGATAGAAGTATTAGTTATAAATATACTCATAAATTTGATCCTTTAAAAGTTTATCTATCAGTTGTAATTATGAAAATGGTTAGAAGTGATAAAGGCAGTAGCGGGGTTATGTTTAGCATAGATACAGAAACAGGTTTTAGAGATGTTGTCTTTATCAATGCAGCGTGGGGGCTTGGAGAAAACGTCGTTCAAGGAACAATAGATCCAGATGCTTTTTATGTTCATAAACCAACATTTAAAAAAGGTTATCGTGCAGTATTAAAAAGAAAAAGAGGCGATAAAAATAAAATGATGGTTTTTAGCGAAGAATTAGAAAAGGCAAATTTGGCTGAGCAATTTACAAAAAATATAAAAACCCCTATAGAAAAAAGAATGAAATTTTCTATAACAGATAAAGAGATTTTACAGCTTGCAGATTGGGCTATAAAAATTGAAGAGCATTACAGTAAAGTTAATAACAGATATACTCCAATGGATATGGAATGGGCAAAAGATGGAATAGATGGTAATTTATATATGGTTCAGGCAAGACCTGAAACTGTTCATTCACAAGAAAAATCAACCCAGTTTGAGATATATAGACTAAAAGAGAAAGGCAAAGTGATTTTAACAGGTAATGCTGTTGGAGAAAAGATTGGAGCTGGAAAAGTAAAGATAATGTTTTCAATGGCTGAAGCTGACAAATTTAAAGATGGTGATATTTTAGTTGCTCCGACAACCAGTCCAGACTGGGAACCTGTTATGAAAAAAGCAAGTGCTATTATAACTGAAACTGGCGGTAGAACCTGTCATGCTGCAATAGTTAGCAGAGAGCTTGGAAAACCAGCAGTTGTTGGAGCAAAAAATGCTACAAAGATACTTCATGATAATCAAGGAGTTACTGTTAGCTGTGCTGAAGGTGAAATAGGAAAGATTTATGATGGAATACTTAAATATGAGATAGAAAAAGTTGATATCTCAAAACTTCCCCGCCCAAAAACAAAAATAATGATGAATCTTGGAAATCCAGATATCGCCTTTTCATTAGCAAAACTTCCTGTTGATGGTATAGGTTTAGCAAGAATGGAATTTATCATAAATAACTATATTAAAGCTCATCCTATGGCTATAAGACATCCAGAACTACTAAGTGAAACAGAAAGAGCATTAATTGATGAACTTGCTTTTGCTTATGAGGGTGATGCAAAAGATTTTTTTATAAAAACATTAAGCGAAGGTGTTGCTACTATAGCAAGTAGTGTTTATCCTAAAAAATGTATTGTTAGAATGAGCGATTTTAAATCAAATGAGTATGCAAATCTTCTTGGAGGAAGACACTTTGAACCAATTGAAGATAATCCTATGATTGGATTTAGAGGAGCAGCAAGATATACACATCCAAATTACGCAGATGGATTTGCTCTTGAATGTCAAGCGATGAAAAGAGCTATTTTTGAGATGGGATTTGATAATATAGTTTTAATGATTCCATTTTGTAGAAGAGTTGAAGAGGCAAAAAGAGTAAAAGCGGCAATGATAGAAAATGGGCTTGAAAATGTAAAAATATATATGATGTGTGAAATACCAAATAATGTTATTTTGATAGATGAATTTTTAAAAATATATGATGGAATAAGTATAGGAACAAATGATTTGACCCAATTAACTCTAGGAGTTGATAGGGATAGCGAAATTGTTTCATTTGATTATGATGAAAGAGATGAAGGTGTTAAAAAAATGGTAAAAATGGCTGTTGAAGGTGCAAAAAAAAATAATAAATATTCTGGACTTTGTGGTCAAGCCCCATCTGATTATCCAGAATTTGCCGAGTTTTTGGTTAAAATAGGAATAGAAAGTATGAGTCTAAATCCAGATAGTGTATTAAAAATAATCAAAGATATTTCAAAAATGGAGGAGAAATGA
- a CDS encoding 2,3-bisphosphoglycerate-dependent phosphoglycerate mutase: MKLILLRHGQSIWNAKNLFTGWIDVELSEKGKEEAKKAGELLKEANLYPNICFTSFLKRAIHTAQIALNTLNWEHIDVIRSWKLNERHYGNWQGKNKDEVKAEYGEELFMAVRRGYDTPPPPIEPTDEDFEKRLPVDKKFENIEMPKSESLKDTRERVVEYFFEEIFPSMIVYDTVLIAAHGNSLRALIMFLEKVSPKDVNKIEIPTGTPIVYEMDQELNIKNKKIYKH; the protein is encoded by the coding sequence ATGAAACTAATACTTCTTAGACACGGACAAAGTATCTGGAATGCTAAAAATCTTTTCACTGGCTGGATAGATGTTGAATTAAGTGAGAAAGGAAAAGAGGAAGCTAAAAAAGCTGGAGAGCTTTTAAAAGAGGCAAATCTTTATCCAAATATCTGCTTTACTTCTTTTTTAAAAAGAGCAATCCATACTGCACAAATTGCTTTAAATACTCTAAATTGGGAGCATATTGATGTTATTAGAAGTTGGAAACTAAATGAGAGACATTATGGAAATTGGCAAGGTAAAAATAAAGACGAAGTAAAAGCTGAATATGGTGAGGAGCTTTTTATGGCAGTTAGACGAGGTTATGATACCCCTCCTCCACCAATTGAACCTACAGATGAAGATTTTGAAAAAAGACTCCCTGTTGATAAAAAATTTGAAAATATTGAAATGCCAAAAAGTGAATCACTAAAAGATACAAGAGAAAGAGTTGTTGAGTATTTCTTTGAAGAGATTTTTCCATCGATGATTGTTTATGATACAGTTTTAATAGCAGCTCATGGAAATTCTCTAAGAGCTTTGATTATGTTTTTAGAAAAAGTATCCCCCAAAGATGTAAATAAGATAGAGATTCCTACAGGAACACCTATAGTTTATGAAATGGATCAAGAATTAAATATTAAAAACAAAAAAATTTATAAACATTAA